The Cryptococcus deuterogattii R265 chromosome 3, complete sequence genome has a segment encoding these proteins:
- a CDS encoding ribosomal protein L35 produces the protein MSFFRTFLRPSSSIIPNSQPLLNLSLRQPQINAFSTTSSTLVKQKLKSHSSSKKRFFPNASGMFKRAQAGKSHLNTAFSASKVNRLAKGVYVTNTQAKKLKKLLPFA, from the exons ATGTCTTTCTTCCGAACTTTCCttcgtccttcctcttcaataaTACCCAACTCCCAGCCATTGCTtaatctctctcttcgtcaacCCCAAATAAACGCCTTCtcaacaacctcctcaacaCTCGTCAAGCAAAAGCTCAAAtcccactcttcctcaaagaaaagattCTTCCCTAACGCCTCTGGAATG TTCAAGCGTGCTCAAGCAGGAAAATCGCATTTGAACACTgctttctctgcttctAAAGTTAACCGGTTGGCCAAGGGCGTTTACGTGACAAACACCCAA GCtaagaagctgaagaagctctTACCGTTTGCGTAA
- a CDS encoding protein phosphatase has product MTALEPSTLAKAHPDHPTLSELVSDRPDPTTTTPLGHDIASPQQTTTPTSMSDVDSSTSSPKAALRPGGFSEGPNARSKSVTVASGEDTFGALNCHPAPGSSTVVDGNLPAESFRVGVSEDRNRRCRRTMEDAHSFVYDFAGVKGQGYFAVFDGHAGKHAAEWCGQNFHEYLLDGLLTEPDTPIPDLMNKTFHLVDKRLSHLAHAGGTSSGCTAVTAFLRIEEMDDSSHKGFTNPGLQARGLAEGKGEDELESQTSLQPSSRRSSMGGGTGGQMGGASTPGVNGRTGSLARRLSSKKIRDFVKGLTSGSDKNDDDVIAEDEGVVSAADGTKVEAIEPESEKGIRRVLYTANVGDARAVLCRGGKAVRLTYDHKGSDAQEAKRITDAGGFVMNNRVNGILAVTRSLGDASMKEFVVGAPYTTETTLDEQDEFLIVACDGLWDVCSDQEAVEIVHLITDPQEASKRLLDHAMSNFSTDNLSVMVIRFNH; this is encoded by the exons ATGACCGCCCTCGAGCCCTCCACTCTAGCCAAGGCCCACCCGGACCATCCAACCCTCTCGGAGCTTGTGTCAGACCGTCCCGATCCCA CAACCACCACGCCGCTGGGCCACGATAT CGCCTCACCTCAGCAAACCACTACTCCAACTTCCATGTCCGACGTAGACTCCAGTACCAGCTCCCCTAAAGCTGCCCTCCGCCCTGGTGGCTTCTCCGAGGGTCCCAATGCCAGGAGTAAGAGCGTCACTGTCGCTTCGGGCGAAGACACATTTGGC GCTCTTAACTGCCATCCTGCTCCTGGGTCATCGACCGTTGTCGATGGTAACCTTCCCGCTGAATCTTTCCGAGTGGGGGTCAGTGAAGATAGGAATAGGCGATGTAGGAGGACTATGGAAGACGCGCATAGCTTTGTCTATGACTTTGCCGGTGTCAAGGGTCAAGGGTACTTTGCCGTTTTCGA TGGACACGCTGGTAAACATGCTGCTGAATGGTGCGGTCAAAACTTCCACGAGTACCTCCTCGATGGCCTTCTCACTGAACCCGACACTCCCATCCCCGATCTCATGAACAAGACATTCCATCTTGTCGACAAACGACTCTCTCACCTCGCCCATGCTGGCGGCACCTCTTCCGGCTGTACGGCCGTCACCGCCTTCCTACGTATTGAAGAAATGGACGATAGCTCCCACAAGGGATTCACCAATCCAGGTTTACAGGCTCGCGGTTTGGCGGAAGGTaagggagaagacgaaCTTGAATCTCAAACTTCACTCCAGCCTTCCTCCCGTCGATCCTCAATGGGTGGTGGGACCGGCGGCCAAATGGGCGGAGCGTCTACGCCAGGCGTTAATGGACGGACTGGAAGTTTGGcgagaagattgtcgaGCAAGAAAATACGAGACTTTGTCAAGGGTTTGACCAGCGGTTCGGacaaaaatgatgatgacgtTAttgcggaggatgaaggtgtGGTCAGTGCCGCAGATGGGACAAAGGTAGAAGCTATTGAGCCAGAGAGCGAAAAGGGTATCAGGAGAGTACTGTACACTGCCAACGTCGGTGACGCTAGAGCTGTTCTTTG TCGTGGAGGAAAGGCTGTCAGATTGACATATGACCACAAAGGCAGTGACGCCCAAGAAGCCAAGCGAATTACCGATGCAGGGGGTTTCGTCATGAACAACCGAGTCAACG GTATTCTCGCTGTTACACGGTCTTTGGGTGATGCTTCAATGAAAGAATTTGTCGTCGGCGCGCCATACACGACCGAAACAACTCTAGACGAACAAGACGAGTTTCTTATCGTCGCGTGTGATGGC CTCTGGGATGTATGCTCAGACCAAGAAGCCGTTGAGATTGTTCATCTTATCACCGATCCCCAAGAAGCGTCAAAGCGACTCTTAGACCACGCCATGTCCAACTTTTCGACAGATAACTTGAGCGTCATGGTCATTCGCTTCAACCATTAG
- a CDS encoding solute carrier family 25 (mitochondrial carnitine/acylcarnitine transporter) member 20/29: MSDDASEIEAVSRNSAKQTVDPVKSFLSGGFGGVSCVLVGHPFDLTKTRLQTAPPGVYTGAIDVVKKTVKADGFRGMYRGVTPPILGVTPIFAISFWGYDLGKRLVYSFSPDRTEQALSIPKLAFAGAFSALPATLVAAPAERVKVLLQVQGQNGSQAYNGVFDVVTKLYAEGGIRSLFRGTVATLARDGPGSAAYFATYEYLKKMLSAAPETLPDGSKAPAPPLSVPAIMAAGGGAGIAMWSLGIPPDTIKSRLQSAPQGTYTGFMDCARKLIAQDGVTALWKGFGPAMARAVPANAATFLGVELSLKMMDKMW; encoded by the exons ATGTCCGACGACGCCTCTGAAATCGAAGCCGTCTCCAGAAACTCGGCAAAGCAAACCGTCGACCCCGTCAagtctttcctttccgGTGGATTTGGTGGCGT TTCCTGTGTCCTGGTCGGCCATCCATTTGACTTGACTAAGACGCGTCTTCAAACAGCGCCTCCTGGCGTCTACACAGGCGCCATTGATGTCGTGAAAAAGACCGTTAAGGCTGACGGCTTTAGAGG AATGTACCGAGGAGTAACTCCTCCCATATTAGGTGTTACCCCCATCTTCGCCATCTCTTTCTGG GGTTACGACCTCGGTAAGAGACTGGTATACTCTTTCAGCCCCGACAGAACCGAGCAAGCGCTCTCTATACCCAAACTTGCCTTTGCTGGCGCTTTCAGTGCTCTCCCTGCTACCCTCGTCGCTGCCCCCGCCGAGCGAGTCAAAGTCCTTCTCCAG GTACAAGGCCAAAATGGCTCACAAGCTTACAACGGCGTGTTTGACGTCGTCACCAAACTTTACGCCGAAGGCGGGATTCGTTCCCTCTTCCGAGGGACAGTTGCTACGCTTGCCCGTGACGGTCCGGGAAGCGCTGCCTACTTTGCCACTTATGAATACCTCAAAAAGATGTTGTCCGCCGCCCCCGAGACCTTGCCAGATGGCTCCAAAGCTCCGGCACCGCCTTTGAGTGTACCGGCCATCATGGCCGCAGGTGGAGGTGCCGGTATTGCCATGTGGTCTTTAGGTATCCCCCCTGAT ACTATCAAATCCCGTCTCCAGAGTGCGCCCCAGGGGACATATACCGGCTTCATGGACTGTGCCCGAAAGCTTATCGCTCAAGACGGCGTGACCGCTCTGTGGAAGGGTTTCGGACCTGCAATGGCGAGAGCTGTTCCTGCAAAC GCCGCAACGTTCTTGGGCGTAGAGTTaagtttgaagatgatggacaAGATGTGGTGA
- a CDS encoding cell division cycle 14 yields MPSTSTRAFPNEVAIFSNYLLFTTLTLKEVQAHAKIPYGHPGNKRPCSLFTLDDDMRYTSFAMDHGPLNLAFTFHACIRIHEKLEKARERGKPVCLYTTTEPKMKSNMILIVALYSLIVDKQPPWSAFRPIAQFEVMPFRDAGSGPMDYGLTVQDILYGVEKAIGNGLLDLASFDADEYQYYEMVENGDLNILGPFIPFASPTESSWIEGALQSASSEHIVHTPAKSKAISHQLHCVLDVFQREDVGLVARLNDELYDRRHFLDVGIEHIEMFFDDGTNPPDDIVREFIRLAEHTIENKRQKVAVHCKAGLGRTGVLIGAYLVYKYQFTAQEAIGFMRIVRPGMVVGPQQQYMVLNQLKWAGWAARDQALKEIAQTSCTESNPPIAPPVEVVIKGIETETHIRPVTPSSKLRPRRSHSSSSLATISPRRGGDAIGQPRKTRQVVESTTETEQERLMGGQSHLLSCSPPVICEVASDVSIDQKENEFYPSTVSSLGSIRGTKRSASRPSSGHGHSNPLPRVSLNIPPSSLSRSDSNVSIGSEGSVDERPTKRRTESSPEAEESGATVSPVSEPMAAEQVETPVRLTVTKKLRRRISSSSPAPAPTFTPSASGTTPLSIDNAASTETPSTPTRAPRALHNDMSVTASVQRTMPTKKSFLPVRKNLESKSSPVRNATISTTFQSPSLSTRTSVRVANTLNKHQGIAVNSNSNAKNVKTTTSASRKLERRVTKRGMLTPPRITEMWGQLSRIGSSPPGDKEKP; encoded by the exons ATGCCGTCAACTTCCACCCGTGCATTCCCCAACGAagtcgccatcttctctaaCTATCTCCTCTTTACCACCCTTACACTCAAAGAAGTTCAGGCCCATGCAAAGATACCATATGGCCATCCAGGAAACAAACGTCCTTGTTCACTGTTCACTT TGGACGATGATATGCGTTACACAAGTTTCGCAATGGACCATGGGCCATTGAACCTTGCGTTTACGTTTCATGCCTGCATACGTATCCATGAGAAACTGGAG AAGGCGAGAGAACGGGGGAAACCGGTTTGTCTTTATACGACGACAGAACCAAAGATGAAGTCCAATATGATCCTCATTGTGGCTCTTTACTCT TTAATTGTCGACAAACAACCCCCCTGGAGTGCTTTTCGCCCCATTGCGCAGTTCGAAGTCATGCCCTTCCGAGACGCCGGCAGTGGTCCCATGGATTACGGCTTGACCGTGCAAGATATCCTGTATGGTGTGGAGAAGGCGATTGGAAATGGATTGTTAGATCTTGCTTCATTTGATGCGGATGAGTATCAGTATTATGAAATGGTAGA AAACGGTGATCTGAACATCCTTGGTCCGTTTATTCCATTTGCATCCCCAACAGAAAGCAGCTGGATCGAAGGAGCTTTGCAATCTGCATCAAGCGAACATATCGTCCATACTCCTGCCAAATCCAAGGCCATTTCTCATCAACTCCATTGTGTTTTGGACGTCTTTCAGCGCGAAGACGTCGGCCTCGTCGCCCGACTCAATGACGAACTTTATGATCGCCGCCATTTCCTTGACGTAGGCATAGAACACATTGAGATGTTTTTTGACGATGGCACCAACCCGCCCGATGACATTGTCCGCGAGTTTATCCGGCTCGCTGAACACACAATTGagaacaaaagacaaaaagtTGCTGTGCACTGTAAAGCCGGTTTGGGAAGGACAGGTGTTCTCATTGGAGCGTACTTGGTATACAAGTACCAATTCACGGCGCAAGAGGCGATTGGGTTCATGAGGATCGTGAGACCAGGGATGGTCGTCGGGCCGCAACAACAGTATATGGTGCTAAATCAGCTCAAATGGGCTGGATGG GCCGCCAGGGATCAGGCTCTGAAGGAAATTGCACAGACTTCGTGTACGGAAAGCAATCCACCGATCGCACCACCAGTGGAGGTCGTCATAAAGGGTATCGAAACCGAAACTCATATTCGACCAGTCACACCTTCTTCTAAACTCCGTCCGCGGCGATCGCACTCGTCCAGCAGTCTTGCTACAATTTCTCCTCGTCGTGGTGGGGATGCTATTGGCCAACCTAGAAAGACTCGACAGGTGGTTGAATCGACGACAGAAACGGAACAGGAAAGGCTTATGGGAGGCCAATCCCATCTTTTATCGTGTAGTCCGCCTGTCATCTGCGAGGTCGCTTCTGACGTATCTATCGAccaaaaggaaaatgagtTCTACCCCAGTACCGTCTCGTCTCTTGGTTCCATACGGGGAACAAAACGTTCTGCCAGCCGACCCTCATCCGGACATGGACACTCcaaccctcttcctcgagTTTCGCTCAATATTCCTCCCTCGTCTCTTTCGCGCAGCGACTCTAATGTCAGCATTGGCTCAGAGGGATCGGTGGATGAAAGACCGACCAAGAGGAGAACAGAATCATCCCCTGAGGCGGAGGAAAGTGGCGCTACCGTATCTCCGGTTTCTGAACCCATGGCGGCCGAGCAGGTTGAGACACCTGTTCGACTGACAGTCACCAAAAAGCTACGTCGCcgcatctcctcttcttcgcccgCCCCTGCTCCTACTTTTACACCTTCTGCTTCCGGGACTACCCCCCTCAGCATCGATAATGCTGCTTCCACAGAGACACCATCGACGCCCACACGAGCTCCTCGCGCACTTCACAATGACATGAGTGTTACAGCGTCTGTGCAGCGTACCATGCCTACTAAAAAGAGCTTTTTACCTGTCCGAAAAAATCTCGAGTCAAAATCATCGCCTGTGCGAAACGCCACCATTTCAACTACTTTCCAGTCTCCCTCACTCTCTACTCGCACCAGCGTCAGGGTTGCTAACACTCTGAACAAACATCAGGGTATTGCTGTTAACTCCAACTCCAACGCCAAGAACGTGAAGACCACTACTTCTGCTTCAAGGAAATTAGAACGTAGAGTAACGAAAAGGGGTATGTTAACACCGCCCAGGATCACGGAAATGTGGGGACAGTTGAGTCGGATTGGGAGTTCACCCCCCGGAGACAAGGAAAAGCCATAG